From Nocardia sp. NBC_00416:
TAGTCACGTTCGGCGGCCAGCAGGCCGGCCGTATCGAGCGCGCCCGGCTCGCCCACCGCGGCCCCGGTGACCGCCGCCCGGTAGAGCTCTCCGGTGCGGCGCAGCAACGCGACCGCGCCCGCACCGTCGAGGACCAGGTGATGGCTGCGCAGATACAGCAGGTGCCGTTCGACGGCTACCCGGTACAGGGTCGCGACGGTGAGTTCGTCGGTGAGTGGGTCGAGCGGGGTGAGATGGTCGCGTTCCATCAGTGCCAGCGCTTCGGGCACCGGATCCGGGTGCGCGGTGAGATCGCGGACCGCCATCTCGAACCGTGCCCGCGGGTTCACCCGCTGCCGTGGCCCGCCGTCCACCCAGCACAACCGCACACAGGGTGATTCGAGTTCCCGGGCGGCGCGCGTCCCGCAATCACGGATCGACTCGAAGTCGAGCGGGCCGGACAGATCGAGGTACATCGCTACCGTGTTCGGCATATCGGGCTGCAATTGCTGCGCGACCCACCACCGCAACTGCGCCGCCGATAGCGGAGCACCCGTTTCCGATTCCTGGTGTGTCAACCCGACCACGCCTCCTGCGTTGTCCGGTCGAGCCCGGCACGAGTGCGAGACGCGCCGACTATCCTCGCGCGCCCGCCGACTGACCGGTCCGGCCGCTACGACTACCTGCGCAAACACCTCCCGGCGAACACTACGCCTCGGGGTCGGGATGCACTACCTCGCTCGAGGAACGAGATACGGCGGTAACGGGTCGTGCGGCAGTGCGGCCTCCAGGTCTCGAACCGCTCCCCTGATCCCTGCCGAAATCACTGGTGCGCCGTCTCGACTCGGCCCAGCAGAGGGGTACTTTTTCGCCCGCTCGTCGTCGACGACAGCGGAACCGCACAGGTGCACGCGGCAGGGATTGGACCGCCGATGGGGACAGCCCGTTTCTGCTGCACCGTGGCGGCCGGCGCTCGGCATGGTCACGCCTTCCACCCGAATCGTTACGGCCGCTACGCGTGGAATAACGGCGGTCGGCTGTGCGCCGGCCACGACACGTCACCGGATTTCGCGCGATCGGCACGATGCCCGCACGATCCGCGCACAGGTCCCCGCAGGCACCTCCGAGCTACCTCCGCCCGACACCTCGCGGCGATCAGCGCACCTGTTCCCCGGCGAGATCCCGGGCGGCGGCCCGATAGCGGTCCGCGATCAGCCGGACCACGGCCGGGTGTACGCCGATCGGTTCGGCGACCCCGGTAGCGCCCGCCTGGTGCAAACGTTCCTGGAACAGGCCGTGTGCCAGGAGATAGGACGCGATGAACACCCGCTGCCGACCGGCGGCGCGCAATTGCGCGACCACCTCCGGCACGCGCGGGGCGCCCGTGGCCACATAGGCGGTGCGCACCGGTGTCGCGAGTCGCTCGGCGAGCATCGCGGCCGCGCGGCGCACATCGGCGCGCGCCCGGACGTCGGAGGAGCCGGCGGCCGCGAACACCACGGCGTCTCCCGGCCGCCAACCCGCCGCACGCAACCGGACCGCCATGATCCGGGCCAGCGCGGGATCGGGTCCCATTGCCGGAGTGACGGTTACGGCGGGGTGCAGGCTGTCTCCGACCTCGCGCGGGACATCCTGGTAGACGTGGTAGCCGGAAGCCAGAAAGGCGGGAACGACCACGGCGGGAACAGTTTCCGCCGTTTCCCTCGTGTCAGCGACGAGATCCCGCAGCACCTCCGACGGCGAGGGGCCGAGCACGTCGACGAACGCGGTGCGCACGGCTGGCACGCCGGACACTCCGGGACCGTCGACGCGTTCCGATGCTTCGATCGGGTCCGGAACGCAACCGCACAGCGCGTGGGTTCGCACGCCGGACAGTATCGCCGACCGGCCGTCCCGCCCGGCCGGACCTGTGGCGACCGTATCGGCGCAGCCGCCCCGGCGGTGTCGCCGTTCGAGTTCCCGCCCGACCACCTCGGCCAAACCCGCGATCATCTCGACGCCCCGGCCGCTGCGGGTGCCGTGCGCCACCAGTATCAGCGCGGGCGTCACCGGAGACCTCACCCCGGCACCACCGTGCGGACATAGCGGGCGTTGTGCGCCGGGGCCGCGGGCAGGGACGCCGTCGGCTCGCCGTCGTCGTTGCATTCGGCGGGATCCATCGCCAGCCGGTATCCGCGTTTGACCACGGTCTGAATCGCTTTCGGGGTGCCCAGCCCCGCACGCAGCCGCGCGATCGCCGTCTCCACCGCGTGGGTATCGTCACCACCGCCCGGCAGCGCCGCCAGCAGCGCCTCCCGGGACACCACCCGGCCGGGCTGCCGCGCCAGCGACCGCATCAGCGCCATCGGGGCCGGAGCCAGCTGTTTCACCGTGCCGTCCACCACCACGCACGCACCGCGCACGCTGATGGTGTGCCCGGCCGCGTTGATCCGGCCGGCGCGGCGCGGAAGTTCCTCGGCGACATGCCGGGCCAGCGCCCCGAGACGCGCCCGGCCGGGCATCGTGGTCGGCACGCCGAGCTCCTCGAGCGGGGCCGCGGTGATCGGTCCGACACAGGCGGCCGGCACCCGGCCGCGCAGCGCGTGCAGCACGCCCTCGAGCAGCCCGGTTTCCTTGGCGCGCATCAGCATCGACGCGACGGCCGGCGCGCTGGTGAAGGTCACGCAATCGATCGCGGAGGTCACGATGGCCTCGATCAGCTGATCCATGGGGCCGCGGTCGGCGGGCGGCTCCCACCGGTACACCGGTACCGGCACCACATCGGCGCCCGCGCAGCGCAGCACCTCACAGAAATCGGGAATCGGTTCCCACTCGGTGGTGGCGCCGTGCAACTGCACCGCGATTCGCACACCTTCGACACCCTCGGCGAGCAGATGGTCCAGGACCTCGGCCGATGATTCGGAGACCGGCGACCATTCCTCGCGCAATTCGGCGGCCCGGATCGCGCCCTTGGCTTTGGGACCGCGCGCCAGCATCCGGGTCCCGCCCAGCGTCACGCGCAGTTGTTCGGCCAGACCCCAGCCCTCGGCCGCCTCCATCCAGCCGCGGAAACCGATTCCGGTGGTGGCGACGGTGATCTGCGGCGGGTCGGCGACCAGCTCGCTGGTCACCCGCTCGAGTTCGGTGTCGTCGGCCAGCGGGATGATCCGGATGGCCGGCGCGGACACGATCGACGCGCCCCGGCGAGTGAGCAGGGTGGCGAATTCCTCGGCACGCCGGGCCGCGGTGATCCCCACCGTGAAACCCGCCAGCGATGCGCTCGTATCCGGAACTGTCATGCGCCGGGACCGTTCATGGCCACGGCGACGGGCCGGACCGAGATCGACACCTGCCCGTCGTCCACCCGCACGGCGTACACCGGCAGGCCCTTCGACTCGTCGTCCAGACACCGCCCGTCCAGCAGCGAGAACGCCTGCTTCAGCAGCGGCGACGCCACCACCGGCTCACCGCCCCGATCACCGACGATGCCGCGTGACATCACCGCCGCACGGCCGAACGGGTCGATATTGCCGACCGCGTACAGCGTGCCCTCGGGCAGCAGGAACAGGGCCGCTTGGGCGCCGCCGGGCAGCAATACCGCCACGCCCCGACCGGGGATGAGGTGGTCGAGCGCGCATGCCCGCGTCCACCCGGTGGTAGTAGCCGGAACAACGGCCGGGCTATCGATAATGGTCATCGTCGAGCCTCCTTCGAAGCTGGAACATACGGTCCACGGAGGCCGCAGCGAAGGCGGAGGTATCGCATCATCGGTATTCCCCTCCATGCGCCGTTACCCATTGGTACCGGCGTCCTGTTTCCTGACGGTTAAGCCGTCATTTCCCACTGGTAGCGGCCTGCCCGCCACGCCCTACGTGGTTACGCTCCGCTGCCTCCTCCGGGCACACCGGGCAGGCTGTGCCCACGCGACCTGCCCGCCACGCCCTACGTGGTTACACTCCGCTGCCTCCTCCGGGCACACCGGGCAGGCCGAGCAGGACCGGTACCTTGCGTTCGCCGCTCTCGTCGAACGCGATGGTCGGATCGGCCTCGGCCGGGGCGTTGACGAAGGACACGAAACGCGACAGCTTCTCCTCGTCGTCGAGGACCGCCGCCCATTCGTCGCGGTAGCCGGCCACATGGTCGGCCATCGCCCGCTCCAGATCGGCGGCGATGCCGAGGCTGTCCGCGCACACCACCTCGCGCACGTAGTCGATACCGAGGTCTTCCTGCCACGGCGCGGTGCGCTGCAGGCGGTCCGCGGTGCGGATATAGAACATCAGGTAGCGGTCGATGTAGGCGATCAGTGTTTCGTCGTCCAGATCTCCCGCCAGCAGCACCGCGTGCTTGGGGGCGAGGCCGCCGTTACCGCCCACGTACAGGTTCCACCCGTGCTCGGTGGCGATGACGCCCACATCTTTGCCGCGGGCCTCGGCGCATTCGCGGGCACAACCCGACACCGCCAGCTTCAGTTTGTGCGGCGACCGCAGTCCACGGTAGCGCTTCTCCAGCAGGACGGCCATGCCGACCGAATCCTGCTGGCCGTACCGGCACCAGGTCGAGCCGACACAGCTCTTGACGGTGCGCAGCGATTTACCGTAGGCATGGCCGGATTCCATTCCGGCGTCCACCAGTCGCTTCCAGATGAGCGGCAATTGTTCGACCCGGGCTCCGAACAGATCGATCCGCTGCCCACCGGTGATCTTGGTGTAGAGGCCGAACTCCTTGGCGACCTCACCGATCACGATCAGCTGTTCGGGCGTCACCTCGCCGCCGGGCATCCGCGGCACCACCGAGTAGGTGCCGTTCTTCTGCAGATTCGCCAGGAAGTGGTCGTTGGTGTCCTGTAGCGCGGCCTGCTCGCCTTCCAGGATGTGGTCGCTGGAGGTGGACGCGAGGATCGAGGCCACGGTCGGCTTGCAGATATCGCAGCCGGTGCCGCGGCCGTGCCGGGCGATGAGGTCGGAGAACGTGCGGATACCGGTGGCCTGCACGATCTGGAACAGCTCGGCCCGGGACTGCTCGAAGTGTTCGCACAGCGCTGTGGACATCTCGACGCCGGACTGCTCCAGCACCTTCTTGATCATCGGCACACAGCCGCCGCAGGAGGTGCCGGCCTTGGTGCAGGCCTTGATGGCCGGGATATCGCACGCGCCCTCGGCGATGGCGCCGCAGATGGCGCCCTTGCTCACATCGTTGCAGGAGCAGATCTGCGCCTCGTCGGGCAGCGCGTCGGCGCCCAGTTCCGCACCGGCCGGGGAGATCAACGCGGCCGGTTCGGCCGGTAGCGGCCGGCCGACCAGCGGTCGTAGCGCGGCGTACTGGGTGGCGTCGCCGACCAGGATGCCGCCGAGCAGGGTCTGCGCGTCGTCGGAGATCACCAGTTTCGCGTAGGTGCCCCGGGCGGCGTCGTGCAGGACGACCGACAGCGCGCCCTCCGTGACGCCGTGCGCGTCGCCGAAGCTGGCCACATCCACCCCGAGCAGTTTCAACTTGGTGGACATATCGGCGCCGGGGAACTCGCCGGCGCCGCCCAGCAGCCGGTCGGCCACGATCTCGGCGGTGCTGTAGCCGGGCGCCACCAGGCCGTAGCAGACGCCTTCGATCGCGGCGCATTCGCCGATGGCGTAGATATTCGGATCGGAGGTGGCCAGGCCCAGGTCGGTGATCACACCACCGCGCGGGCCGACGTCGAGTCCGGCGTCGCGGGCGATCTGGTCGCGCGGACGGACACCGGCGGAGAACACCACCAGTGCCGCCTCGATCACGCTGTCGTCGGACAGCGTGATCCGCAGCCGCTCGGCCGGAGCGGCCGCCGCGGCGCGTTCGATCCCGGCGGTGCCCACACCGGTGTGCACCAGCAACCCCAGATCGGTGACCAGTTTCTCCAGGATCGCGCCGCCGCCCTCGTCGACCTGGGCCGGCATCAGGCGGTCGTTGTACTCCACGACGTGCGGGGTGAGCCCGAGCAGGCGCAGCGCGTTGGCCGCTTCCAGTCCGAGCAGGCCGCCGCCCACGACCACACCGTGCGCGCCCGGCCCGGCCGCATCGGCCGCGGCCTTGATGCCGTCGAGGTCCTCGACGGTGCGGTAGACGAAACACTCCGGGTGTTCGTGCCCCGGCACGGGCGGCACGAACGGATAGGAACCGGTCGCCAGTACGAGGGCGTCGTAGTCGAGCACCTCGCCGGCGGTGGTGGTCACCTTCTGGGCGTCCTTGTCGACGGCTTCCGCGCGCTGACCCAGGCGCAGATCCACCAGGTCGTCGCCGGCGTACTCGTTACCCGGCAGCGACAGCGAGGCGGGATCCCAGCTACCGATGTAGGCGGACAGGCCCACCCGGTCGTAGGCGGCCAGCTTCTCCTCGCCGAGCACGACGACCTGCCACTGTCCCGAATCGTCGCGTGCGCGGAGGGCCTCGACGAACCGGTGCCCGACCATG
This genomic window contains:
- a CDS encoding sirohydrochlorin chelatase, with translation MRSPVTPALILVAHGTRSGRGVEMIAGLAEVVGRELERRHRRGGCADTVATGPAGRDGRSAILSGVRTHALCGCVPDPIEASERVDGPGVSGVPAVRTAFVDVLGPSPSEVLRDLVADTRETAETVPAVVVPAFLASGYHVYQDVPREVGDSLHPAVTVTPAMGPDPALARIMAVRLRAAGWRPGDAVVFAAAGSSDVRARADVRRAAAMLAERLATPVRTAYVATGAPRVPEVVAQLRAAGRQRVFIASYLLAHGLFQERLHQAGATGVAEPIGVHPAVVRLIADRYRAAARDLAGEQVR
- a CDS encoding uroporphyrinogen-III synthase, whose product is MTVPDTSASLAGFTVGITAARRAEEFATLLTRRGASIVSAPAIRIIPLADDTELERVTSELVADPPQITVATTGIGFRGWMEAAEGWGLAEQLRVTLGGTRMLARGPKAKGAIRAAELREEWSPVSESSAEVLDHLLAEGVEGVRIAVQLHGATTEWEPIPDFCEVLRCAGADVVPVPVYRWEPPADRGPMDQLIEAIVTSAIDCVTFTSAPAVASMLMRAKETGLLEGVLHALRGRVPAACVGPITAAPLEELGVPTTMPGRARLGALARHVAEELPRRAGRINAAGHTISVRGACVVVDGTVKQLAPAPMALMRSLARQPGRVVSREALLAALPGGGDDTHAVETAIARLRAGLGTPKAIQTVVKRGYRLAMDPAECNDDGEPTASLPAAPAHNARYVRTVVPG
- the nirD gene encoding nitrite reductase small subunit NirD; translated protein: MTIIDSPAVVPATTTGWTRACALDHLIPGRGVAVLLPGGAQAALFLLPEGTLYAVGNIDPFGRAAVMSRGIVGDRGGEPVVASPLLKQAFSLLDGRCLDDESKGLPVYAVRVDDGQVSISVRPVAVAMNGPGA
- the nirB gene encoding nitrite reductase large subunit NirB, whose translation is MNAQRKKVVVAGHGMVGHRFVEALRARDDSGQWQVVVLGEEKLAAYDRVGLSAYIGSWDPASLSLPGNEYAGDDLVDLRLGQRAEAVDKDAQKVTTTAGEVLDYDALVLATGSYPFVPPVPGHEHPECFVYRTVEDLDGIKAAADAAGPGAHGVVVGGGLLGLEAANALRLLGLTPHVVEYNDRLMPAQVDEGGGAILEKLVTDLGLLVHTGVGTAGIERAAAAAPAERLRITLSDDSVIEAALVVFSAGVRPRDQIARDAGLDVGPRGGVITDLGLATSDPNIYAIGECAAIEGVCYGLVAPGYSTAEIVADRLLGGAGEFPGADMSTKLKLLGVDVASFGDAHGVTEGALSVVLHDAARGTYAKLVISDDAQTLLGGILVGDATQYAALRPLVGRPLPAEPAALISPAGAELGADALPDEAQICSCNDVSKGAICGAIAEGACDIPAIKACTKAGTSCGGCVPMIKKVLEQSGVEMSTALCEHFEQSRAELFQIVQATGIRTFSDLIARHGRGTGCDICKPTVASILASTSSDHILEGEQAALQDTNDHFLANLQKNGTYSVVPRMPGGEVTPEQLIVIGEVAKEFGLYTKITGGQRIDLFGARVEQLPLIWKRLVDAGMESGHAYGKSLRTVKSCVGSTWCRYGQQDSVGMAVLLEKRYRGLRSPHKLKLAVSGCARECAEARGKDVGVIATEHGWNLYVGGNGGLAPKHAVLLAGDLDDETLIAYIDRYLMFYIRTADRLQRTAPWQEDLGIDYVREVVCADSLGIAADLERAMADHVAGYRDEWAAVLDDEEKLSRFVSFVNAPAEADPTIAFDESGERKVPVLLGLPGVPGGGSGV